A region of Paroedura picta isolate Pp20150507F unplaced genomic scaffold, Ppicta_v3.0 Ppicta_v3_sca21, whole genome shotgun sequence DNA encodes the following proteins:
- the EIF3K gene encoding eukaryotic translation initiation factor 3 subunit K isoform X2, with protein sequence MALFEQMRANVGKLLKGIDRYNPENLATLERYVETQAKENAYDLEANLAVLKLYQFNPAFFQTTVTAQILLKALTNLPHTDFTLCKCMIDQAHQEERPIRQILYLGELLETCHFQAFWQALDENMDLLDGITGFEDSVRKFICHVVGITYQHIDRWLLAKMLGDLTDNQLKSWMSKYGWTEPEPGTIFICNQEESIKPKNIVEKIDFDSVSSIMASSQ encoded by the exons ATGGCGCTCTTCGAGCAGATGCGGGCGAACGTGGGGAAGCTGCTGAAGGGGATCGACAG GTATAACCCAGAGAACTTGGCCACCTTGGAACGCTATGTGGAGACCCAGGCCAAGGAGAATGCGTATGACCTGGAGGCCAACCTGGCTGTGTTGAAACT GTATCAGTTCAACCCTGCTTTCTTCCAAACCACGGTGACTGCCCAGATCCTGTTGAAAGCGTTGACCAACCTGCCTCACACCGACTTCACCCTCTGCAAGTGCATGATTGACCAGGCGCAC caagAGGAGAGACCCATCCGCCAGATCTTGTACCTGGGCGAGCTTCTAGAGACCTGCCACTTCCAAGCATTCTGG caagcgCTGGATGAGAACATGGATCTCCTGGATGGGATCACGGGATTTGAAGATTCCGTTCGGAAAT TTATCTGCCATGTAGTGGGAATCACATACCAACACATCGACCGGTGGCTGCTGGCCAAGATGCTGGGGGATCTCACAG ACAACCAACTGAAGTCCTGGATGAGCAAGTACGGCTGGACGGAACCGGAGCCAGGAACCATCTTCATCTGCAACCAGGAGGAGAGCATCAAACCCAAAAATATTGTGGAGAAGATTGACTTTGACA
- the EIF3K gene encoding eukaryotic translation initiation factor 3 subunit K isoform X1 codes for MLSSPEAVVRLPFPPPASSVMALFEQMRANVGKLLKGIDRYNPENLATLERYVETQAKENAYDLEANLAVLKLYQFNPAFFQTTVTAQILLKALTNLPHTDFTLCKCMIDQAHVSFIKGEQEERPIRQILYLGELLETCHFQAFWQALDENMDLLDGITGFEDSVRKFICHVVGITYQHIDRWLLAKMLGDLTDNQLKSWMSKYGWTEPEPGTIFICNQEESIKPKNIVEKIDFDSVSSIMASSQ; via the exons ATGCTCTCTTCCCCGGAAGCAGTGGTACGACTTCCGTTTCCGCCGCCGGCTTCATCCGTCATGGCGCTCTTCGAGCAGATGCGGGCGAACGTGGGGAAGCTGCTGAAGGGGATCGACAG GTATAACCCAGAGAACTTGGCCACCTTGGAACGCTATGTGGAGACCCAGGCCAAGGAGAATGCGTATGACCTGGAGGCCAACCTGGCTGTGTTGAAACT GTATCAGTTCAACCCTGCTTTCTTCCAAACCACGGTGACTGCCCAGATCCTGTTGAAAGCGTTGACCAACCTGCCTCACACCGACTTCACCCTCTGCAAGTGCATGATTGACCAGGCGCACGTATCCTTCATTAAAGGGGAA caagAGGAGAGACCCATCCGCCAGATCTTGTACCTGGGCGAGCTTCTAGAGACCTGCCACTTCCAAGCATTCTGG caagcgCTGGATGAGAACATGGATCTCCTGGATGGGATCACGGGATTTGAAGATTCCGTTCGGAAAT TTATCTGCCATGTAGTGGGAATCACATACCAACACATCGACCGGTGGCTGCTGGCCAAGATGCTGGGGGATCTCACAG ACAACCAACTGAAGTCCTGGATGAGCAAGTACGGCTGGACGGAACCGGAGCCAGGAACCATCTTCATCTGCAACCAGGAGGAGAGCATCAAACCCAAAAATATTGTGGAGAAGATTGACTTTGACA